In one window of Frigoriglobus tundricola DNA:
- a CDS encoding glycosyltransferase family 2 protein, whose translation MSPAGEEATPYQQIQDVENRVLLLAHQLEQLRAHVQQMKLAAVPRMGWNHWFRHQIKLALGIRVHLGCLSFPCTPRPVHVPARYHCKPVLTNPPVISVVTPSYNQGAFLEKTITSVLDQEYPRLQYVVQDGGSTDETAGVLALYRDRLHHSEMRKDKGQSNAINLGFAHTSGEIMAYLNSDDLLLPGALHTVAKYFEDHPEVDVVYGHRVVIDRDGNELGRWVLPPHDTEILKWADYVPQETMFWRRRIWDKVGGGIDESFRFAMDWDLLLRFQEAGARFHRIGRFLGAFRLHSTSKTTTVVKTTGSEEMARLRERCHGREVTGEEIQYGIRRYLLRHALCNRMYTFGLFRY comes from the coding sequence ATGAGTCCGGCCGGTGAAGAAGCGACCCCGTACCAGCAGATCCAGGACGTCGAGAACCGGGTGCTCCTGTTGGCGCACCAGCTCGAGCAGCTGCGCGCCCACGTCCAACAGATGAAGCTCGCGGCCGTGCCGCGGATGGGCTGGAACCACTGGTTCCGGCACCAGATCAAGCTCGCGCTGGGTATCCGGGTGCACCTCGGGTGCCTGTCGTTCCCCTGTACGCCACGGCCGGTCCACGTGCCGGCGAGGTACCACTGCAAACCGGTCCTCACGAACCCGCCGGTCATCTCGGTCGTCACCCCGTCGTACAACCAGGGCGCGTTCCTGGAAAAGACGATCACGAGCGTCCTCGACCAGGAGTACCCGCGGCTCCAGTACGTCGTGCAGGACGGCGGCTCGACCGACGAAACGGCCGGCGTCCTCGCGCTGTACCGCGACCGGTTGCACCACAGCGAGATGCGCAAGGACAAGGGGCAGTCGAACGCGATCAACCTCGGCTTCGCCCACACGTCGGGCGAGATCATGGCCTACCTGAATTCGGACGACCTGCTGCTGCCGGGCGCCCTGCACACCGTCGCCAAGTACTTCGAAGACCACCCCGAAGTGGACGTCGTTTACGGGCACCGGGTGGTGATCGACCGGGACGGCAACGAACTCGGCCGCTGGGTGCTGCCGCCGCACGACACCGAGATCCTGAAATGGGCCGACTACGTGCCCCAGGAGACGATGTTCTGGCGGCGGCGGATCTGGGACAAGGTGGGCGGCGGGATCGACGAGAGCTTCCGGTTCGCGATGGACTGGGACCTGCTTCTGCGGTTCCAGGAGGCCGGGGCGCGGTTCCACCGGATCGGCCGCTTCCTCGGCGCCTTCCGCCTTCACAGCACGTCCAAGACGACGACCGTTGTCAAAACGACGGGCAGCGAGGAGATGGCCCGGCTCCGGGAGCGGTGCCACGGCCGCGAGGTGACCGGAGAAGAGATCCAGTACGGCATCCGCCGGTACCTGCTCCGGCACGCGCTCTGCAACCGGATGTACACCTTCGGTCTGTTCCGGTACTGA
- a CDS encoding HDOD domain-containing protein, with protein MAAHITGWITRSATTRSVPTPRLPASREAILEAVLHPSRLPAIPAVAVKVAGAAGRPDTLPGDVGAIIAAGDPGFSAALLQAVNTAREGPSRALGSVERAVMVVGLNRVRTLALSLSLPTMRPQSRFDPAALAHSFSSVGGAIVAREVAAHIGRPSPEDDLNAALLRDLGALLIQQTFPKAWAALPPHPEDPLGEEVCARERDMFGIDHAEVGAEALHRWGLPDEVVEPIRHHHNPERLADTPHAGRAELLWFAGLLARIDTLTEHPEALDRVLDVAARRFALPMPRLAEFLDKVRPKIDAFAATIDREIGRSPDYYSLLSAATDELWRLAPAGRT; from the coding sequence ATGGCGGCCCATATTACCGGGTGGATCACGCGCAGTGCGACCACCCGTTCGGTACCAACGCCGCGCCTGCCGGCGAGCCGCGAGGCCATCCTCGAAGCCGTTTTGCACCCGTCCCGGCTCCCCGCGATCCCCGCGGTCGCCGTGAAGGTCGCCGGGGCCGCGGGCCGGCCGGACACGTTGCCCGGCGACGTCGGCGCGATCATCGCCGCCGGCGACCCCGGGTTCAGCGCCGCTCTGCTCCAGGCCGTGAACACCGCCCGCGAAGGGCCGAGCCGGGCGCTCGGGTCCGTCGAACGGGCGGTGATGGTGGTCGGCCTCAACCGGGTGCGCACCCTCGCCCTCAGCCTGTCGCTCCCGACCATGCGCCCGCAGAGCCGGTTCGACCCGGCCGCGCTGGCCCACTCGTTCAGCTCCGTCGGCGGCGCGATCGTGGCCCGCGAGGTGGCGGCCCACATCGGCCGCCCGTCGCCCGAGGACGACCTGAACGCCGCGCTCCTGCGCGACCTCGGCGCCCTTCTGATCCAGCAGACGTTTCCCAAGGCGTGGGCGGCGCTCCCGCCGCACCCCGAGGACCCGCTCGGCGAAGAGGTGTGTGCCCGCGAACGGGACATGTTCGGGATCGATCACGCGGAGGTGGGCGCCGAAGCGCTGCACCGGTGGGGGCTGCCCGACGAGGTTGTGGAACCGATCCGGCACCACCACAATCCGGAGCGCCTCGCCGACACGCCGCACGCGGGGCGGGCCGAACTCCTCTGGTTCGCCGGCCTCCTCGCGCGCATCGACACCCTGACCGAACACCCGGAGGCGCTGGACCGCGTCCTCGACGTCGCCGCCCGTCGGTTCGCGCTGCCGATGCCGCGTCTGGCCGAATTTCTGGACAAGGTGCGGCCGAAGATCGATGCGTTCGCGGCGACGATCGACCGCGAGATCGGGCGCTCCCCGGACTACTACTCCCTGCTGTCCGCCGCGACCGACGAATTGTGGCGCCTGGCCCCCGCCGGCCGCACCTGA
- a CDS encoding nucleoside hydrolase produces MPRKVILVADPGIDTAFAVALALNDPNLEVVGLLPTAGNVSAEQATANAHTLIDVVDPPKWPKLAAALPARYDADGTALHGAGGLGGVSFPSAMRHTLHPADKVLCELAHEHPRQVTVINLGPLTTLATALDRDPALPAVLDQTVIIGGAWKEPGNAGPVAEFHIHLDPDAAKRVFAAELNPLLIPLDVTRRLIFSPSDLLELPNPDARTCQFLRQIVPFGIRASSNLYGIEGFHLKDVLGTVAVAVAGCVSSEPHYVDVETHGDLTRGMTVIDARPNPSAGPNARVATGVAVPEVRAYIERVLRAAH; encoded by the coding sequence ATGCCACGAAAGGTCATCCTCGTCGCCGACCCCGGCATCGACACCGCGTTCGCGGTGGCGCTCGCCCTCAACGACCCGAACCTGGAGGTGGTCGGCCTGCTGCCCACGGCCGGGAACGTATCGGCCGAACAGGCGACCGCCAACGCCCACACGCTCATCGACGTGGTCGATCCGCCGAAGTGGCCGAAGCTCGCCGCGGCGCTGCCCGCCCGCTACGACGCCGACGGCACCGCGCTCCACGGGGCCGGCGGGCTGGGCGGGGTCAGCTTCCCCAGCGCCATGCGCCACACGCTGCACCCGGCCGACAAGGTGCTGTGCGAACTCGCCCACGAGCACCCGCGGCAGGTCACGGTCATCAACCTCGGACCGCTCACCACCCTCGCGACCGCCCTCGACCGCGACCCCGCCCTGCCCGCCGTTCTGGACCAGACGGTCATCATCGGCGGCGCGTGGAAGGAACCGGGCAACGCCGGGCCGGTCGCCGAGTTCCACATCCACCTCGACCCCGATGCCGCCAAGCGCGTGTTCGCCGCCGAACTCAACCCGCTGCTCATCCCGCTCGACGTGACGCGCCGGCTGATCTTCTCGCCGTCGGACCTGCTGGAACTGCCGAACCCGGACGCGCGCACGTGCCAGTTCCTGCGCCAGATCGTCCCGTTCGGCATCCGCGCGAGTTCCAACCTCTACGGCATTGAGGGGTTCCACCTCAAGGACGTGCTCGGCACGGTGGCCGTGGCCGTCGCCGGGTGCGTGAGCAGCGAACCGCATTACGTGGACGTGGAAACGCACGGCGACCTGACACGCGGCATGACGGTGATCGACGCCCGCCCGAATCCTTCGGCCGGGCCGAACGCCCGTGTGGCAACCGGAGTGGCCGTACCCGAGGTGCGGGCGTACATCGAGCGCGTCCTGAGGGCCGCACACTGA
- the trpD gene encoding anthranilate phosphoribosyltransferase: MPLPPPPWFAEQFPALLAGHDLSAAAVTEAVRDLVAGRVDEARAAAFLTALRMKGESGEEVAAAALVLREQMVRLVPVSGPVLDTCGTGGDDSGTFNISTAAALVACGAGVPVVKHGGRAVSSKSGSADVLRELGVPIEAGPEWAQKCLERTGFAFCYAPHFHRGMAHVADLRKKLGVRTLFNLLGPLANPAGAPYQLLGVGKPELLDPLAAAIAHLGVRQAVLVCSADGLDEVSLAAPTMVHVVRGHEYDSREWAPADFGLAPVTIPSIRANDSAESAAIIRGVLAGDDGPARRIVVANAAAALWAAEAVPTLKDGVARAEAALAAGKPRAVLTALCQSASGAA; this comes from the coding sequence GTGCCGTTGCCCCCGCCGCCGTGGTTTGCCGAGCAGTTTCCGGCCCTTTTAGCCGGACACGACCTCTCCGCCGCGGCGGTGACGGAAGCGGTGCGCGATCTCGTTGCCGGGCGCGTGGACGAGGCCCGGGCCGCCGCGTTCCTGACCGCGCTACGAATGAAAGGTGAATCCGGAGAAGAGGTGGCGGCGGCGGCGCTGGTTCTTCGCGAGCAAATGGTCCGATTGGTGCCCGTTTCCGGTCCGGTACTCGATACGTGCGGGACCGGCGGCGACGACAGCGGCACCTTCAACATCAGCACCGCCGCGGCGCTCGTCGCCTGCGGGGCCGGCGTGCCGGTGGTGAAGCACGGCGGCCGGGCGGTGTCGAGCAAGTCCGGCAGTGCGGACGTGCTCCGCGAACTCGGTGTGCCGATTGAAGCCGGCCCCGAGTGGGCACAAAAGTGTTTGGAGCGCACCGGGTTCGCGTTCTGTTACGCCCCGCACTTCCACCGCGGCATGGCCCATGTCGCGGACCTGCGGAAGAAGCTCGGCGTGCGCACGCTGTTCAACCTGCTCGGCCCGCTGGCGAACCCGGCCGGCGCGCCGTACCAGTTGCTGGGTGTCGGGAAGCCGGAGCTGCTCGACCCGCTCGCGGCGGCGATCGCGCACCTGGGGGTGCGTCAGGCCGTGTTGGTGTGCAGCGCCGACGGGTTGGACGAGGTGAGCCTCGCGGCGCCGACAATGGTGCACGTGGTCCGCGGCCACGAGTACGACTCGCGCGAGTGGGCGCCCGCGGACTTCGGGCTGGCCCCCGTGACGATTCCGTCGATTCGCGCAAACGATTCGGCCGAGAGTGCCGCGATCATCCGCGGCGTGCTGGCCGGCGACGACGGCCCGGCCCGTCGGATCGTGGTGGCGAACGCCGCCGCGGCGCTGTGGGCCGCGGAAGCGGTCCCGACGCTGAAGGACGGTGTGGCGCGGGCCGAAGCGGCGCTCGCGGCCGGTAAGCCGCGCGCGGTGCTCACGGCGCTGTGTCAGTCGGCGAGCGGCGCGGCGTGA
- the lexA gene encoding transcriptional repressor LexA, translating into MSEEKIALTKKQEAIYNFIRKHIEEKGFPPAIRDICTEFGISSPNGVMCHLKALEAKKYINRIQKHKNQQRAQARGITIPGVSAGGFSLPLVGVVAAGRAIEAEEQDDRLEMRELFGSDDLFVVKVRGTSMIEGHIADGDYVVIRKCETCENGEKVVAMVEKAMTLKKYYKKKNEIQLHPMNSTMEPIIVDPSREDIRILGVLTGVIRKC; encoded by the coding sequence ATGTCTGAAGAGAAAATCGCGCTAACGAAGAAGCAGGAGGCGATTTACAACTTCATCCGCAAGCACATCGAGGAGAAGGGGTTCCCGCCGGCCATTCGCGACATTTGCACGGAGTTCGGCATCTCCTCTCCCAACGGCGTGATGTGTCACCTCAAGGCACTCGAAGCGAAGAAGTACATCAACCGCATCCAGAAGCACAAGAACCAGCAGCGCGCGCAGGCACGCGGGATCACCATTCCCGGCGTCTCGGCCGGCGGCTTCAGTCTGCCGCTCGTCGGTGTCGTGGCCGCCGGTCGGGCGATCGAAGCGGAAGAGCAGGACGACCGCCTCGAGATGCGTGAACTGTTCGGCAGCGACGACCTGTTCGTTGTGAAGGTCCGCGGTACGTCGATGATTGAGGGGCACATCGCCGACGGCGATTACGTCGTGATCCGCAAGTGCGAGACGTGTGAGAACGGCGAGAAGGTCGTTGCGATGGTCGAAAAGGCGATGACGCTGAAGAAGTATTACAAGAAGAAGAACGAGATCCAGTTGCACCCGATGAACAGCACGATGGAACCGATCATCGTGGACCCCAGCCGCGAAGACATTCGCATCCTCGGCGTGCTGACCGGTGTTATTCGTAAGTGCTGA